The region CCGTAGGGGAAAGGCCGCCTCGCGCGTATTCCTCTTTGGATCTGCTCCCGTTTCGCGGTTAAAATAGGGCTCCGCGACGGGGAAGGGGCGAGCGATGCGGACAAGGAGGGAGCCGTGCGTAAGGACCGCCTCATCCTCGTTTCGACGGCGCTTTTCCTCACCCCTTTAGGCGCTTTCGCGGCGACCCGACCGGGCGACCCGGAGGACCCCAACTTCGCCGAGTCCGTTTATGCAACGGGTCTGAGCGGTATCACGAGCCTGGCCTGGGCCTCCGATGGATCGAACACGCTTTTCGTGGCCGTGCGCACAGGGACCGTCCGCGTTCTCCGGAACGGAAGCCTTCAGGCGACGGCGTTCGCCACCGTGAGCCCCGTCTACACGGGACACAGCGAGACGGGCGTGATCGGCCTGGCCTTGGATCCCGACTACGCATCCAACCGGTATGTTTACGTGTTCGTTACGGAATCCGCTTCCGTTCAGAAGATCTATCGCTACACGGCGGGGACGGACGCTTCGGGAAACCTGGTCGGGAGCGGCAAGACCCAGATCGGTCCCGATCTGCCCTGCGAGGGCGTCAATCACGACGGAGGCGGCCTCGCCTTCGGCCCGGACGGACATCTTTACTTCGGTGTGGGGAACCTGGGCAACGATAATAATATCGGCGGCAACGGAACATCGACGGAACGGACTTCGTTGGGGTCGAAGATCGGATGCATGACCTCCTCGGGCGCAGCCGTGGCGAGCAACCCGTGGTACAACGCTTCGGACGGAATCACCGCGACGGATTATGTCTTCGCCCAGGGGATGCGCAATCCCTTCGGACTGCGTTTCCATCCGACGACGGGGGCCCTTTGGGTGTTCATGGTCGGAGATGACTATGAGCAGATCTTTCTGGTCCCCCGGGGAGGAAACGCCGGTTGGCCCACGGAGAACAACACGAGCGCGTCGAATGGGCTTCTGATCCCGAAACTGGCGTATCCGACCAGGAACTCGCCGTTCGGCCGGTGCATCACGCGCGGCGTTTTCTACGACGGCACGGCCTTTCCGGCTTCCTATCGAGGCAACCTGTTCTTCGTGGACTACGTGTCCGGGAAGGTCATGCGTTCGGTCCTGAATTCGTCCGGCGACGCGATCACGAGCACGGAAGTATTCGTCAGCGGAAACAGCCAGCTGGTGGATATCGTGGTGGGTCCGGACGGGGCGCTCTACTACGCCGGCCATGGGGGTACCGTCTACCGCCTGAGCTATACAGGGGTCCCTGCGCTCGGTCTGACGCTTTCCGCCACCGAGCTTCTGATCGATGAAGGCGGCTCGGGAACGTTCACCGTATCGCTGTCCGCGGCGCCGACGTCGAACGTGACCGTCTTCGTGGAACAGTCGGCAGGCCCGGAAACGCTTACGATCAATCCCTCCGTGCTTCAGTTTACTCCGGGAAACTGGAACTCGCCGCAGACGGTAACCGTTTCCGCCGGGCAAGACTCCGACGCCGTCACCGAAGGAGCGCGGGTGAGCTGTTCCGCCGCAGGGCTTCCCGGGCGGCACGTCGTCGTTACCGTGCGCGACGACGACGCCGCTTCCGGGGCTCCTCGCGCGCGCCTCCGCATGCCCGAGGCGGGGGCCCGCGTGTCCGGGCCGAACGCGGAGTTTTTCGGAGACGGAGAAGATCCCCAGGGCGTGGGGACTCTGGAGCGCGCGGAGTTTTACATCGACGGGACGCTCGCCTTTACGGATTCGGCGGCCGGGGGACATTATCACTTCGGAGGGGGCCACAATCTCTGGGATACCCGCGGTCTGTCCAACGGGGTCCATATCCTGCGCCTGACCGTGTACGACTCGGGCGGGCTGAGCGGGAGCCACGAGATCGAAGTCGACGTTTTCAATCCGGTCGACGATGGAGACGGCGGCGGCGGGTGCGGAGCGCTCGGGATCGAGCCGGTCCTGGCCGCGCTCGCCCTCCGGGCCCTCTTGCGGCGGCGCGGATGACGCCGTCCCCGCAGGCCGCGAAGGAGCGTACATAGAGAGGGGGAAACCCCGCTCGGGACTCGATGATGATCCTGGTCTGGGTGTCGCTGGGTGTGGCGGCGCTGCAGGGCGGCCCGGAGGGGCCTCCTCTTCAGGTGCCGGACGGGTTCGTCGTCGAGCGCGCGGCGGGGCCGCCCCTCGTCGAGCGCCCCATGCTCGCCTGCTTCGACGAGACCGGCCGCCTCTTCGTGGCCGATTCCGCCGGCGTCAACCACAAGGGGGACATTCTTCTCAAGAATCCCCCGCACGTGATCCGCCTCCTCGAGGACACCGACGGCGACGGACGGTTCGACACGAGCCGCGTCTTCGCCGACCGGATGGTCTTCCCCCAGGGACTCGCCTGGTACCGCGGAGCGCTCTACGTCCCCTCGCCGCCGTCGCTGTGGAAACTGGAGGATACCGACGGGGACGGGGTGTGCGATCGGCGCACGGAGCTTCTGACGGGTTTCGCCGTGACGGGGGTGGCCGACGACGTTCACGGCGCCTGCGTCGGGCCGGACGGCCGGATTTATTTTCTACCGGGCCGCATGGCGCACGATCTGCGGCTTCCGGACGGAACCCGCGTGCGCAAGGCCGTCGGGCCGTGGCTCATGCGGTGCCGCCCGGACGGGACGGAGCTCGAATTCGTCTGCGGCGCCGTGGGAAATCCCGTGGAAGTCGACTGGCTTCCGGAAGGGGACTTCTTCATCTCCGGAACCTTCTGGGCCCCCGACTCCTTCGGGGGCGGCCTGAGGGACGCGGTCATTCACGGCGTGGAGGGAGGCGAGTGGCCGGTGCGCGACCGGACGTACACGGACCGCGTCCGCACGGGGGATCTTCTTCCGGTCCTTGTCCCCATGACCGCCACCGCTCCGGCGGGGCTCCGGGTCGCCCGCGCCGAAGGGCCTTTCCAGGGGAACCTCTTCTGCGCGTACTTCAACACGCACCGGGTCCAGCGGCATGTCCTCGAACGCGAGGGAGCCACCTTCCGGGCGCGCACCGAGGAGTTCGTCCGCTCGGATCATCCGGACTTTCATCCCACGGACGTTCTGGAGGACGCGGACGGAAGCCTTCTCGTCGTGGATACGGGCGGCTGGTTCCGCATCGGATGTCCGACCTCTCAGATCGCCAAGCCGGACGTCCTGGGGGCGATCTACCGCGTGCGCCGCCGGGATGCGCCGCGCCTGGCGGATCCGAGGGGACTCACGCTCGACTGGAGCCGCCCCGAGGAGCATCTGGACGACCCCCGGTGGGCGGTGCGGGAGCGGGCGGTGGACCGGGCGGCGGCGCGGGGTGCGGCGGCTCTCGAGCGGATCGCCGGGAGCGCGTCGGTTCGCGCGCGGCTCGGAATCGTGTGGGCGCTTTGCCGCCTGGACGAGCCGGCGGCGCGTGCGGCGGTACGGAGGCTTCTCTCCGACCCGGACGCGCGGGTGCGCCAGGCGGCCGCCGCGGCGGCGGGACTGCACCGGGACGGCGAAGCCGTCGGGCGCCTGATCGAGATGCTGGGATCGGACGCTCCTCCCGTGCGTCGCGAGGCGGCCGGCGCTCTCGGCAGGATCGGCGACCGGCGGGCGGCGGGGCCTCTGATCGAAGGGTTGCGGGGCGGTCCGGATCGTTATCTCGAGCACGCGGTTCTGTACGCCCTCATCCGGCTGGGGGATCGGGAGGGGGCGACCCGCGCGCTGGGCGATCCGGATCCGGAGGTGCGCCGCGGGGCGCTCATCGCGCTCGATCAGATGGGAGGCGAGGGGCTGACGCCGGAGCGCGTCGTGGCGCTTCTTGATCCCGTCGCGCCCTCGCTCCGGCAGGCGGCGTTCCGCGTGATCGTCTCGCGTCCGGCGTGGGCGGGACAGGTGCGGGCGCTGGCGGAGCGCTGGTTCCGCGACCCGGCGGGGGAACCGGGGCGGCCGGAGATGGTGCAGGGGCTCGTGGCGGCCTTCGCGGCCGACGCGGGCATGCAGGACGCCGTGGCGCGGGCGCTGCGCGAACCTTCGCTTTCGGCGCCGGCGCGGGCGGTTCTGCTGGAAGCCATGCTGCGGGCTTCGCCCGAGCGCTTTCCGGCCACGTGGGTGGCGGAGGCCCGCTGGAGCCTGGAGCATCCGGACGAAGGGGTGGCCCGCCGGGCCGTGGCGATTCTGAAGGCCGCCGGCGCGCCGGACTTCGACGAGGCGCTTCTGGCCCTGGCTCGGGATGAGCGGCGTTCGGCGGAGCTGCGGGTGGAGGCGCTGGGGGCGGCGGCGCCGCGTCTGGGGCGTCTGGAAGGGGCGCTCTTCGCGCTGCTGGTATCCTGCCTGGAAGCCGACCGCCCGCCGCTTCTGCGCCTGGCGGCGGCGGAGACGCTGGGGCGGGCGCCCCTGGACGATCGCCAGCTGGAGCGCCTGGCCCTCCGGGCGGAAAACGCGGGGCCGCTCGACCTTCCGCGCTGGCTGCCCGCTTTCGAACGCTCGCAGAACGCCGGGGTCGGCCGCAAGCTTCTCGAGGCCCTGGCCCGGTCGCCCGCGCTCGAGAGCGTCCCGGCCGATCTTCTGCGCCGCGCGATCCGCCGGTTTCCGCCCGAGGTGGCCGCGGCGGCCCAGCCGATGCTCCAGCGGCTGGAGGCCGGCGAGGGCGGCGCCAAGGCGCGCCTCGACGAACTTCAGGACGTTCTTTCGGGAGGCGATCCGGCGCGGGGCCGCGAGGTTTTCCTCGGGCGCAAAGCCGGTTGCACGGCGTGTCACGCCGTGGCGGGCCAGGGGGGCCGCGTGGGGCCGGACCTTTCCCGGATCGGCGCGATCCGTTCGCCGAGGGATCTGCTCGAGGCGATCGTCTTTCCGAGCGCCAGCTTCGCGCGCGGCTACGAGCCGTTCGTCCTTCGGACGCGGGACGGCGCGGTGCTGGACGGCCTCGTCGTCCGCGAGACACCCGACGCCGTCTATCTCTTCACGGCCGACCGGACGGAACGAAGGATCCCGCGCGCCTCCATCGAGGATCTGCGCCAGAGCCGGATCTCGATCATGCCCCAGGGACTGGACCGCCAGCTCCGCCGCGAAGAGCTCCGGGACCTCGTGGCGTTTCTCGCGTCCCTGAAATGAGCGCTCCGGACGTCAGGGGAGTTCCTTGAGGTAGAGATTGGCGAACTGGATCGGATCGCCGTGGTTCTGAAGGGCGATCGGTCCCCGCGGTTTCACCCCCGGCAGGAGCGCGTTTTCGATCACGGTTTTGCCGTTCAGGACCACGGTCAGGCGGTCCCCCTTCATCGTGATCACGAAGCGGTTCCATTGACCGGGAGGATGGTCCGCCCGCACCTTGGGCGTCACGCCCGCCCGCACTTCGGGGGGCATGCTTTTGTCGGTCCGGTAGCCGTAGACTTCGCCCGAGCCCACCGGCCAGCACCAGATGTTGACCTGGCTCTTGGAGCTTCCCCGGAGGTAGATGCCGCTGTCGCCCGCGTCCGGGACCTTGATCTTCCGGCCGGAGTCGCTGCCGTCGGGAAGCACCTCCGGAAGTTCCTTCTCGACGGGCTTCCGGGTGAACCGCCAGTCGGCGATCAGGATGAAGTCTCCATATTCCTTCTCCGACCAGAGGTCCTTGCCCTTTCCGTCGAAGTCCAGAATCCAATCCTTGGGCACCCAGTGGCCTTCGTTGGCGGGGTCTTTCTTCCACCCGGAAAGATCCACGCCCGTGTAAAGCGAACGGAATCCCTCGTCCGCCTCGGCCACCAGGTCGGCGGGCGGATTCGAGGAGGGAAGCTCCTTGATGCGGATGTTGCGGAAGTGGACTTCCGAACCCTCGGATTCGAGGCAGATGTACCCCTTTCTCGGGTTGCAGTTCGTGCCTCCCGAGACTTCCTTGCCGTTAACCTCGAGCTTGACGGCGCCGTCCTTGGCGATGACCCGGTAGTGGTTCCACTCCCCGGCGGGCTTTACCCGTTTCTCGCTCGGCAGGCAGCGCATCCACCCCTTGGGGTGCGGCCGGTCGGGGACGAACGTGGCGCCCTGAATGGCGAAGACGTCCCCGTGGCGCGTGTAGAGCCCCTCCGGATGATCCCCGAGCATGATCTGGATCTCGATCGACTTCGTGAAGGGCTGGCCGCGCACGGGGAGCGCCGAACTGTGGACGAAAAGACCGGCGTTTCCGCCCTCGTGGAGGTGCTTCCACTCCAGCTCCAGGATGTAGTTCTCGTACATCCGCTCCGTCCGGAGCACCCCCGTGGGCTTTCCGGAACAGACGATGACGCCGTCTTCGACCTTCCATGTGGACGGGGCGCCGTTGACGTTGACCCAGCCGGAGAGGTCCTTGCCGTTGAAGAGCGGGACGAAGCCGTCGTCCTGCGCCGCGGGGACTCCGGGGGCGGCACAGGCGGCCAGGAGCAGTCCGAACCATGCGGTCGGTTTCATCGCGTGTCTCCTTGAGGTCGGGGTTCGGGCCATTTCAAATGCCGGTGAAGAAACCGGAACGTTCCCACGCCGTGAATCGCATGAGGGCCGTCGAAGAATTCGATCTCGGTGCGCTCGGGGATCTTGAGATCCGCGTAGAGGCGGCGGACCTTGGCGTATTCGTACGCCACCCGCTCGTCGGGGGCGACGCCGTCGCGGTGGCCGCGCTCGACCATGAAGGGGCGCGGAGCGATGAGCGCCGCCATCTCCGCGTAATTGAACGTGTTTCCCAAATTCCACTCGAAAATCTCGTACTCGCCGGTGGTCACGTAACTATACGGGCTGTCGAGGGCGGCGTTTTTCCAGATCCATTCGTTGAAATCCGCCGAACAGATGGAAAGGGCGTACCGCGGCACGACCGCCGGAACGCGCATCGCGGTCTTCCCGCCGTACGAGAGACCGTAGAAGCCGATCCGGTCCGGATCCACGAAGGGCAGCGAGGCCAGCCAGTCCGTGATCGCCCGATGCTGAGGGATGATGATCGAGAAAAGATGCGTCCCCAGGAGGTTGGCCTTCCTCTGGAGTGTCCGGAAGGCGTCCCGCCCGAGGTAGGGATTCTGAGGCGCGAAGACCACGAATCCGCGTTCCGCGAGCCGCACGCCGAAACGCCGGTAGGCCGGATGATCCACCCCCGGGTCGGCCAGATCCCGCGGCCGGCCTTCCAGGCCGTGCTGGCAGACGACCGCGGGCCGGCGCTCTCCGGGTTTGAGATCGCGCGGCACGAGGAGAATCCCGTACGCGAAGACGTCGGGCCAGACGTCGAGCTTGACCTCGTAGCCTTCGCAGGCGGGCTCGTTGAAGATCAGGCGCGAGCGCGGGTCGGGCGCAAGCAGCGGCCGGTCGAAGCGGCCCAGGACCTCCTCCTCGAACTCGCGCCGCAACGGCGCCGTGGAGGCTGCGTAGTCGTCGAGCGAGCCGGTCCGGAGGCGCTTCCAGAAGGCGGCGTCGCGGACGGCCTCGCTCCGGCGCAGAAGGTGCTGCGTGTCCTCGAGGAGCTGATCGAGCTGCCGCTGGAGGCGCGCGGCGGGATCGTGGTTCCGGCGAAGGACAACGGGAGCTTCCGATCGGGGCGCCGGCAGGGTCGCCTCGCCGGAGGGGCGGGGCGCTCCGGGCGCGAGCGCGCGGAACCGCGCGAGCTCCGCCTCGAGCCGCGCGGCATCGGGGGAGGTCCAGCTTCCGGGCGCCGCGCCGGATCGTCCGGGTTTCGCCGGAGGCGGTCCGGCGACGGAATAGCGGGGTTGCGGGAAGGCCGCAAACGGCCGCGGAGCCACGAGCGCCGCCAGTTCCGCTCCCCCGAATTCCCGCAGGAGCCCGAAGACATTCCGGTAGATGGGCTCCTTCCAGGTTTCCTCAAGCGGGCCGAAGGCTCCGTGAACGCGAACCTCGTCGATGCGGGGATCGATCGCCCCGGCATAAAGCGCCAGAAGTCCGCCTTCGCCGAACCCCAGGAGGATCACGCGAGGGTCGGCCGTCTCCCGGTGGAGCCAGTCCACCAGCGCCAGCGTTTTCTGGACTTCGTACCCCAGGATGTGCCGTCCCAGCTCAAAGGCCGGCCGATAGACGAATTCGCGGTGGGGTTGATTGGTGGCCTTGCCGATCCGGGAGATCGAGTGAGTGTCCGAACGGTCGATGAGCGCCGGAACGACGACGCGGAATCCCCGTTCGGCCAGGGAGCGCGCGGGTTGCCGGTCCGGGGGCGTTGACGGAACGAGACCGGAAACCTCTTCGGGCGATTCGTCGGCGTCCGGGAGGAGAATCACGGTAGCCTCCGGCGGGCGGCCCGTCGGGACCAGGAGCAGCCCCTCGCCCTCCACGCTCCGGAAGACCGGCCAGCGGACGGCCAGGACTTCGAAGGCGGAGGATCGCGCGAGAACCGGGGACTGTCCCAGCGGGTGAATCACTTCCGGCGCCGCGAAGGGCGCGCGCTCGTCCACGACGCCCAGGATTTTTTTCAGCCGATCGCGCTTCGGAGCCACGGATTGTTCGTAGGCCTCGGGGGAAGAACGGTCGACTTTCCAGAAGGCCGCTCTCCGTTCCCGCGACTGCTCGATCTCGCGCCGGAGAAACCGGTCGATGCCCTCGACCATGAGGGCCGCGAAATCGCCTTCCTCCTCGAGAGGACGGGTTCCCGGGAGGGCCTTCGCCTGCCTTCGTTCCGGCGCCCGGCCGGCCGTCCAGAAGAGGGCGTTGACGATCATCCGGCGGAAGTGCTCGTTCTTGAAGTCCCCCGGGTCGCCGAGCGACGTGTAGAAGATGCGGGCTCCTTTGTAGAGGCGGGTCCAGGCGACCGGCTCGGTCTTTCCGCCGGCCGTTCCCGTGAGAAGCACGTCCA is a window of Planctomycetota bacterium DNA encoding:
- a CDS encoding ThuA domain-containing protein; translated protein: MVSANDPDAAWAARLLERAPGPPDVEAVLEGLEQALEGRVLERVPGILERALARREAEAKSSPALLRLSVRLGRPGAYARALAAASDPGVPAAERTRLVALLGQSGRGDAAAALLSVLERASDAGLLVAVLEALANLPDPSGLRAALERYPRLPAAVRSLVRGLFFRRPASALEFLRHIDSGAIARSEAPFESLVELARSEDPEIRRLIEKHWGKVGTATPGEKRARISSLRVILARGQGDPARGRPIFARTCGACHTLFGEGGKIGPDLTGINRKDLESLLTNIVDPSALIRPEYQAQRVRTNDGQVLLGLLAEETPASITLVDAQNVRTVLPRARIEAMAASDVSLMPEKLLDPLTDQDVRDLFAYLRLEAPPQEPAPSSPPLRVCLVSGSLEYESDASLEALQEHLERNYNVKCTRAFRRTDEDLPGLENLESCDVMLLFTRRLKLQGESLERVKRYCLSGKPIVGIRTASHAFQTWLDLDREVFGGSYKGHYGKGPVCDVRFTDKARGHPILEGVREFSSQASLYRNPENAPDVDVLLTGTAGGKTEPVAWTRLYKGARIFYTSLGDPGDFKNEHFRRMIVNALFWTAGRAPERRQAKALPGTRPLEEEGDFAALMVEGIDRFLRREIEQSRERRAAFWKVDRSSPEAYEQSVAPKRDRLKKILGVVDERAPFAAPEVIHPLGQSPVLARSSAFEVLAVRWPVFRSVEGEGLLLVPTGRPPEATVILLPDADESPEEVSGLVPSTPPDRQPARSLAERGFRVVVPALIDRSDTHSISRIGKATNQPHREFVYRPAFELGRHILGYEVQKTLALVDWLHRETADPRVILLGFGEGGLLALYAGAIDPRIDEVRVHGAFGPLEETWKEPIYRNVFGLLREFGGAELAALVAPRPFAAFPQPRYSVAGPPPAKPGRSGAAPGSWTSPDAARLEAELARFRALAPGAPRPSGEATLPAPRSEAPVVLRRNHDPAARLQRQLDQLLEDTQHLLRRSEAVRDAAFWKRLRTGSLDDYAASTAPLRREFEEEVLGRFDRPLLAPDPRSRLIFNEPACEGYEVKLDVWPDVFAYGILLVPRDLKPGERRPAVVCQHGLEGRPRDLADPGVDHPAYRRFGVRLAERGFVVFAPQNPYLGRDAFRTLQRKANLLGTHLFSIIIPQHRAITDWLASLPFVDPDRIGFYGLSYGGKTAMRVPAVVPRYALSICSADFNEWIWKNAALDSPYSYVTTGEYEIFEWNLGNTFNYAEMAALIAPRPFMVERGHRDGVAPDERVAYEYAKVRRLYADLKIPERTEIEFFDGPHAIHGVGTFRFLHRHLKWPEPRPQGDTR
- a CDS encoding PVC-type heme-binding CxxCH protein gives rise to the protein MMILVWVSLGVAALQGGPEGPPLQVPDGFVVERAAGPPLVERPMLACFDETGRLFVADSAGVNHKGDILLKNPPHVIRLLEDTDGDGRFDTSRVFADRMVFPQGLAWYRGALYVPSPPSLWKLEDTDGDGVCDRRTELLTGFAVTGVADDVHGACVGPDGRIYFLPGRMAHDLRLPDGTRVRKAVGPWLMRCRPDGTELEFVCGAVGNPVEVDWLPEGDFFISGTFWAPDSFGGGLRDAVIHGVEGGEWPVRDRTYTDRVRTGDLLPVLVPMTATAPAGLRVARAEGPFQGNLFCAYFNTHRVQRHVLEREGATFRARTEEFVRSDHPDFHPTDVLEDADGSLLVVDTGGWFRIGCPTSQIAKPDVLGAIYRVRRRDAPRLADPRGLTLDWSRPEEHLDDPRWAVRERAVDRAAARGAAALERIAGSASVRARLGIVWALCRLDEPAARAAVRRLLSDPDARVRQAAAAAAGLHRDGEAVGRLIEMLGSDAPPVRREAAGALGRIGDRRAAGPLIEGLRGGPDRYLEHAVLYALIRLGDREGATRALGDPDPEVRRGALIALDQMGGEGLTPERVVALLDPVAPSLRQAAFRVIVSRPAWAGQVRALAERWFRDPAGEPGRPEMVQGLVAAFAADAGMQDAVARALREPSLSAPARAVLLEAMLRASPERFPATWVAEARWSLEHPDEGVARRAVAILKAAGAPDFDEALLALARDERRSAELRVEALGAAAPRLGRLEGALFALLVSCLEADRPPLLRLAAAETLGRAPLDDRQLERLALRAENAGPLDLPRWLPAFERSQNAGVGRKLLEALARSPALESVPADLLRRAIRRFPPEVAAAAQPMLQRLEAGEGGAKARLDELQDVLSGGDPARGREVFLGRKAGCTACHAVAGQGGRVGPDLSRIGAIRSPRDLLEAIVFPSASFARGYEPFVLRTRDGAVLDGLVVRETPDAVYLFTADRTERRIPRASIEDLRQSRISIMPQGLDRQLRREELRDLVAFLASLK
- a CDS encoding DUF1080 domain-containing protein, which translates into the protein MKPTAWFGLLLAACAAPGVPAAQDDGFVPLFNGKDLSGWVNVNGAPSTWKVEDGVIVCSGKPTGVLRTERMYENYILELEWKHLHEGGNAGLFVHSSALPVRGQPFTKSIEIQIMLGDHPEGLYTRHGDVFAIQGATFVPDRPHPKGWMRCLPSEKRVKPAGEWNHYRVIAKDGAVKLEVNGKEVSGGTNCNPRKGYICLESEGSEVHFRNIRIKELPSSNPPADLVAEADEGFRSLYTGVDLSGWKKDPANEGHWVPKDWILDFDGKGKDLWSEKEYGDFILIADWRFTRKPVEKELPEVLPDGSDSGRKIKVPDAGDSGIYLRGSSKSQVNIWCWPVGSGEVYGYRTDKSMPPEVRAGVTPKVRADHPPGQWNRFVITMKGDRLTVVLNGKTVIENALLPGVKPRGPIALQNHGDPIQFANLYLKELP
- a CDS encoding PQQ-dependent sugar dehydrogenase, which encodes MRKDRLILVSTALFLTPLGAFAATRPGDPEDPNFAESVYATGLSGITSLAWASDGSNTLFVAVRTGTVRVLRNGSLQATAFATVSPVYTGHSETGVIGLALDPDYASNRYVYVFVTESASVQKIYRYTAGTDASGNLVGSGKTQIGPDLPCEGVNHDGGGLAFGPDGHLYFGVGNLGNDNNIGGNGTSTERTSLGSKIGCMTSSGAAVASNPWYNASDGITATDYVFAQGMRNPFGLRFHPTTGALWVFMVGDDYEQIFLVPRGGNAGWPTENNTSASNGLLIPKLAYPTRNSPFGRCITRGVFYDGTAFPASYRGNLFFVDYVSGKVMRSVLNSSGDAITSTEVFVSGNSQLVDIVVGPDGALYYAGHGGTVYRLSYTGVPALGLTLSATELLIDEGGSGTFTVSLSAAPTSNVTVFVEQSAGPETLTINPSVLQFTPGNWNSPQTVTVSAGQDSDAVTEGARVSCSAAGLPGRHVVVTVRDDDAASGAPRARLRMPEAGARVSGPNAEFFGDGEDPQGVGTLERAEFYIDGTLAFTDSAAGGHYHFGGGHNLWDTRGLSNGVHILRLTVYDSGGLSGSHEIEVDVFNPVDDGDGGGGCGALGIEPVLAALALRALLRRRG